From Fibrobacter succinogenes, a single genomic window includes:
- the hisC gene encoding histidinol-phosphate transaminase gives MDINQLAQQHILKQPLYVTGKPIAYTAREFGLDPKDIDKLASNENPFGPSPKGMAEARKALEEVNLYPDGGSYDLIGKIAEFRGVKRDQIAVGNGSNELLDMIAQVFLGPGTEAVMGNHSFAVYKLATMAMNAKIVEVDMPAPGYNYNLKAMRDAVNEKTRIVFLANPNNPTGSDLTAKEILDFADSLPETCVLVMDEAYTEFIEDTPELVPDFNSRIAAGKNIICCRTFSKIYGLAGLRVGYCITRPEIVALINRVREPFNVNSIAQAAAIGAIDDQEYVNKVRELNKKGLEQLKAGFKELGLAYVDSHANFIAVSGFKDPMDAFKFLQAKGTIIRPQPAMGDVLRITVGTEAQNKKCLENIKAYLGK, from the coding sequence ATGGATATCAATCAGCTCGCACAACAGCACATCTTGAAGCAGCCGCTCTACGTGACCGGCAAACCCATCGCCTACACCGCTCGTGAATTCGGCCTCGACCCGAAAGACATCGACAAGCTCGCCAGCAACGAAAACCCATTTGGCCCGAGCCCGAAAGGCATGGCCGAAGCTCGCAAGGCTTTGGAAGAAGTGAACCTCTATCCGGATGGCGGTTCTTACGACCTCATCGGAAAGATCGCTGAATTCCGCGGCGTAAAGCGCGACCAGATTGCTGTGGGTAACGGCAGTAACGAACTTTTGGACATGATTGCCCAGGTGTTCCTCGGCCCCGGCACGGAAGCCGTCATGGGCAACCACAGCTTCGCTGTTTACAAGCTCGCCACGATGGCCATGAACGCCAAGATTGTTGAAGTCGATATGCCCGCTCCGGGATACAACTACAACCTCAAGGCCATGCGCGACGCCGTGAACGAAAAGACCCGCATCGTGTTCCTCGCCAACCCGAACAACCCGACCGGTTCTGACCTTACCGCTAAGGAAATCCTCGACTTCGCCGACAGCCTCCCGGAAACTTGCGTTCTCGTGATGGACGAAGCCTACACCGAATTTATCGAAGACACGCCGGAACTCGTCCCGGATTTCAACAGCCGCATCGCCGCAGGCAAGAACATCATCTGCTGCCGTACATTCAGCAAGATTTACGGTCTTGCAGGCCTCCGCGTGGGCTACTGCATCACCCGCCCGGAAATCGTCGCACTCATCAACCGCGTGCGTGAACCGTTCAACGTGAACAGCATCGCTCAGGCTGCCGCCATTGGCGCCATCGACGACCAAGAATACGTGAACAAGGTACGCGAACTCAACAAGAAGGGTCTCGAACAGCTCAAGGCTGGTTTCAAGGAACTCGGCCTCGCCTACGTCGACAGCCACGCGAACTTCATCGCCGTCAGCGGATTCAAGGATCCGATGGACGCCTTCAAGTTCTTGCAGGCCAAGGGCACTATCATCCGTCCGCAGCCGGCAATGGGTGACGTGCTCCGCATTACCGTTGGTACCGAAGCTCAGAACAAGAAATGCCTCGAAAACATCAAGGCATATCTCGGCAAGTAA